A window of Rhinatrema bivittatum chromosome 2, aRhiBiv1.1, whole genome shotgun sequence contains these coding sequences:
- the LOC115085947 gene encoding oocyte zinc finger protein XlCOF6-like isoform X8, with product MPAGASSQIPVTFEDIAVYFSQEEWEDLEEQQKELYKDVMMENYQTLISLGSGSQTATPDIISHIEQREEPYIRDEPGSEEKETGKSSCSENEDPGIKNKKGQESKATQNPEGNVLILSGITREDTSSWSALERNCRNQCISEKKQRNPPGPSAENYVCEQSASNVTHTGAEQRNEIIEQKGLYDAFLKSQRSHTEESFICAECGKSFHRQITLTRHESVHRGEKPFTCIEVGKIFCQKKTRTSYERHHTAEKSFTCIECGKRFHLKQSLIRPLPEHTVEKPFTCGECCKSFNQKPSLTSQQRTPTGEKPFTCSECGKRFREKKSLPRHQRVHTGEKPFTCTECGKSFNQKTILNSHQRTHTGEKPFTCTECGKRFRQKASLMAHQRVHTVEKPFTCSECGKSFKQKINLISHQRVHTGEKPFTCTECGKSFNQKKNLISHQRGHAGEKPFTCADCGKSFNQKTILTSHQRTHTGEKPFTCTECGKRFRHKISLTSHQRVHTGEKPFTCSECGKSFNEKRNLISHQRVHTGEKSFTCTECGKRFREKKSLTRHQRVHTGEKPFTCTDCGKSFNQKTILTSHQRTHTGEKPFTCTECGKRFRHKASLTAHQRVHTVEKPFTCSECGKSFNQKINLISHQRVHTGEKPFTCTECGKSFNQKINLTRHQRGHTGEKPFTCTECGKRFHHKISLTNHQRVHTDKRESLGAKF from the exons GATCAGGATCTCAGACTGCCACACCTGATATCATTTCCCACATTGAACAAAGGGAAGAGCCGTACATCAGGGATGAGCCAGGatcagaggaaaaagaaactgggaAAAGCAGCTGCTCCG AAAATGAAGATCctggaattaaaaataaaaagggacaAGAGTCGAAAGCCACTCAGAATCCAGAAGGAAATGTGTTGATATTATCAGGAATAACTAGAGAAGATACTTCCTCATGGTCTGCTTTGGAAAGAAATTGCAGGAATCAGTGCATCTCAgagaagaagcaaagaaatccACCAGGACCCTCAGCTGAGAATTATGTGTGTGAGCAAAGTGCCAGTAATGTCACACacacaggtgcagagcagagaaaTGAGATAATAGAACAAAAAGGCTTGTATGATGCTTTTCTGAAATCTCAGAGATCGCACACGGAAGAATCATTTATCTgtgctgagtgtggtaaaagcttccatCGCCAGATTACCCTTACAAGACACGAGAGTGTCCACAggggtgagaaaccatttacatgtattgaGGTTGGTAAAATCTTCTGCCAGAAGAAAACTCGAACAAGCTATGAGAGACACCATACTGCTGAgaaatcatttacatgcattgAGTGTGGTAAAAGATTCCATCTTAAGCAAAGCCTGATACGCCCCCTGCCAGAACATACTGTTGAGAAACCATTTACCTGTGGTGAGTGTTGTAAAAGCTTTAATCAGAAGCCAAGCCTGACCAGCCAGCAGAGAACCcccactggtgagaaaccatttacatgttctgagtgtggtaaaaggtTCCGCGAGAAGAAAAGCCTGCCCAGGCACCAGAGagtccacactggtgagaaaccatttacatgtactgagtgtggtaaaagctttaatcAGAAGACAATCCTGAACAGCCACCAGAGAAcacacactggtgagaaaccatttacatgtactgagtgtggtaaaaggtTCCGTCAGAAGGCAAGCCTGATGGCCCACCAGAGAGTCCACACGgttgagaaaccatttacatgttctgagtgtggtaaaagctttaagCAGAAGATAAATCTGATCAGCCACCAGAGAGTCCACACTGGCGAGAAACcctttacatgtactgagtgtggtaaaagctttaatcAGAAGAAAAATCTGATCAGCCACCAGAGAGGCCAcgctggtgagaaaccatttacatgtgctgactgtggtaaaagctttaatcAGAAGACAATCCTGACCAGCCACCAGAGAacccacactggtgagaaaccatttacatgtactgagtgtggtaaaaggtTCCGTCATAAGATAAGCCTGACCAGCCACCAGAGagtccacactggtgagaaaccatttacatgttctgagtgtggtaaaagctttaatgAGAAGAGAAATCTGATCAGTCACCAGAGagtccacactggtgagaaatcatttacatgtactgagtgtggtaaaaggtTCCGCGAGAAGAAAAGCCTGACCAGGCACCAGAGagtccacactggtgagaaaccatttacatgtactgattgtggtaaaagctttaatcAGAAGACAATCCTGACCAGCCACCAGAGAacccacactggtgagaaaccatttacatgtactgagtgtggtaaaaggtTCCGTCATAAGGCAAGCCTGACGGCCCACCAGAGAGTCCACACGgttgagaaaccatttacatgttctgagtgtggtaaaagctttaatcAGAAGATAAATCTGATCAGCCACCAGAGAGTCCACACTGGCGAGAAACcctttacatgtactgagtgtggtaaaagctttaatcAGAAGATAAATCTGACCAGGCACCAGAGAggccacactggtgagaaaccatttacatgtactgagtgtggtaaaaggtTCCATCATAAGATAAGCCTGACAAATCACCAGAGAGTCCACACTGATAAGAGAGAATCACTGGGAGCAAAATTCTAA
- the LOC115085947 gene encoding oocyte zinc finger protein XlCOF6-like isoform X7, translating into MRAGASAQDPVTFEDIAIYFSQEEWEDLEEQQKELYKDVMMENYQTLISLGSGSQTATPDIISHIEQREEPYIRDEPGSEEKETGKSSCSENEDPGIKNKKGQESKATQNPEGNVLILSGITREDTSSWSALERNCRNQCISEKKQRNPPGPSAENYVCEQSASNVTHTGAEQRNEIIEQKGLYDAFLKSQRSHTEESFICAECGKSFHRQITLTRHESVHRGEKPFTCIEVGKIFCQKKTRTSYERHHTAEKSFTCIECGKRFHLKQSLIRPLPEHTVEKPFTCGECCKSFNQKPSLTSQQRTPTGEKPFTCSECGKRFREKKSLPRHQRVHTGEKPFTCTECGKSFNQKTILNSHQRTHTGEKPFTCTECGKRFRQKASLMAHQRVHTVEKPFTCSECGKSFKQKINLISHQRVHTGEKPFTCTECGKSFNQKKNLISHQRGHAGEKPFTCADCGKSFNQKTILTSHQRTHTGEKPFTCTECGKRFRHKISLTSHQRVHTGEKPFTCSECGKSFNEKRNLISHQRVHTGEKSFTCTECGKRFREKKSLTRHQRVHTGEKPFTCTDCGKSFNQKTILTSHQRTHTGEKPFTCTECGKRFRHKASLTAHQRVHTVEKPFTCSECGKSFNQKINLISHQRVHTGEKPFTCTECGKSFNQKINLTRHQRGHTGEKPFTCTECGKRFHHKISLTNHQRVHTDKRESLGAKF; encoded by the exons GATCAGGATCTCAGACTGCCACACCTGATATCATTTCCCACATTGAACAAAGGGAAGAGCCGTACATCAGGGATGAGCCAGGatcagaggaaaaagaaactgggaAAAGCAGCTGCTCCG AAAATGAAGATCctggaattaaaaataaaaagggacaAGAGTCGAAAGCCACTCAGAATCCAGAAGGAAATGTGTTGATATTATCAGGAATAACTAGAGAAGATACTTCCTCATGGTCTGCTTTGGAAAGAAATTGCAGGAATCAGTGCATCTCAgagaagaagcaaagaaatccACCAGGACCCTCAGCTGAGAATTATGTGTGTGAGCAAAGTGCCAGTAATGTCACACacacaggtgcagagcagagaaaTGAGATAATAGAACAAAAAGGCTTGTATGATGCTTTTCTGAAATCTCAGAGATCGCACACGGAAGAATCATTTATCTgtgctgagtgtggtaaaagcttccatCGCCAGATTACCCTTACAAGACACGAGAGTGTCCACAggggtgagaaaccatttacatgtattgaGGTTGGTAAAATCTTCTGCCAGAAGAAAACTCGAACAAGCTATGAGAGACACCATACTGCTGAgaaatcatttacatgcattgAGTGTGGTAAAAGATTCCATCTTAAGCAAAGCCTGATACGCCCCCTGCCAGAACATACTGTTGAGAAACCATTTACCTGTGGTGAGTGTTGTAAAAGCTTTAATCAGAAGCCAAGCCTGACCAGCCAGCAGAGAACCcccactggtgagaaaccatttacatgttctgagtgtggtaaaaggtTCCGCGAGAAGAAAAGCCTGCCCAGGCACCAGAGagtccacactggtgagaaaccatttacatgtactgagtgtggtaaaagctttaatcAGAAGACAATCCTGAACAGCCACCAGAGAAcacacactggtgagaaaccatttacatgtactgagtgtggtaaaaggtTCCGTCAGAAGGCAAGCCTGATGGCCCACCAGAGAGTCCACACGgttgagaaaccatttacatgttctgagtgtggtaaaagctttaagCAGAAGATAAATCTGATCAGCCACCAGAGAGTCCACACTGGCGAGAAACcctttacatgtactgagtgtggtaaaagctttaatcAGAAGAAAAATCTGATCAGCCACCAGAGAGGCCAcgctggtgagaaaccatttacatgtgctgactgtggtaaaagctttaatcAGAAGACAATCCTGACCAGCCACCAGAGAacccacactggtgagaaaccatttacatgtactgagtgtggtaaaaggtTCCGTCATAAGATAAGCCTGACCAGCCACCAGAGagtccacactggtgagaaaccatttacatgttctgagtgtggtaaaagctttaatgAGAAGAGAAATCTGATCAGTCACCAGAGagtccacactggtgagaaatcatttacatgtactgagtgtggtaaaaggtTCCGCGAGAAGAAAAGCCTGACCAGGCACCAGAGagtccacactggtgagaaaccatttacatgtactgattgtggtaaaagctttaatcAGAAGACAATCCTGACCAGCCACCAGAGAacccacactggtgagaaaccatttacatgtactgagtgtggtaaaaggtTCCGTCATAAGGCAAGCCTGACGGCCCACCAGAGAGTCCACACGgttgagaaaccatttacatgttctgagtgtggtaaaagctttaatcAGAAGATAAATCTGATCAGCCACCAGAGAGTCCACACTGGCGAGAAACcctttacatgtactgagtgtggtaaaagctttaatcAGAAGATAAATCTGACCAGGCACCAGAGAggccacactggtgagaaaccatttacatgtactgagtgtggtaaaaggtTCCATCATAAGATAAGCCTGACAAATCACCAGAGAGTCCACACTGATAAGAGAGAATCACTGGGAGCAAAATTCTAA